In Flavobacterium sp. N1736, the following are encoded in one genomic region:
- a CDS encoding RagB/SusD family nutrient uptake outer membrane protein yields MKISFKYISYFFLFVLGLSMTLTSCTDDLNVTPKDDDEFLSEAFFQDPASYKEVLAKLYAGLYVGGNDGDGDATKPGQNPDIAGLGGDFSSYLRLLFVTQEFSTDEAIIAWADGTLPTLNSQTWAPANEFLEGTFSRAFYHISVANEFLRQTTDEKLTARGVDANLKTDIAKFRAEARFLRAFSYYNLMDLFGNVPITTENDPVGFFYPVQKSRAEVFAFVESELKDLDNSLVASGANEYGRVDKTAAKFLLAQIYLNSKVYTGVDRNNEAATLCNEIITGSAYTFANVPYRYLFSADNNRNGAQSEIIFPIIGDGNAIRATGGGMSFIMHASIGGSMDAASRGMDGGWQGIRTRREFVNLFPDETATADNRGTFYRDGQSKDINNVGTFTDGYAVTKYINKNADGSAAQRNDIPDIDFPMFRLTDAYLMYAEATLRGATTGNMNTALGYINQIRTRANAQTIGLPQLTLDFILDERGRELFWECHRRTDLIRFGKFTGSSKIWQWKGGSVNGNATDSYRDLMPIPARNIQANPTLKQNPGY; encoded by the coding sequence ATGAAAATATCATTTAAATATATATCTTATTTTTTCCTATTCGTTTTAGGATTAAGTATGACGCTTACCTCGTGTACGGACGATTTAAACGTGACGCCAAAGGATGATGATGAGTTTTTATCAGAAGCCTTTTTTCAAGATCCCGCATCGTACAAAGAAGTATTGGCAAAGCTATACGCAGGTTTGTATGTTGGAGGTAATGATGGTGACGGAGATGCTACAAAACCTGGACAAAACCCTGATATTGCAGGACTTGGAGGTGATTTTAGCAGTTACCTGAGATTACTTTTTGTAACACAGGAATTTTCTACAGACGAAGCAATTATTGCCTGGGCTGATGGTACTTTGCCAACGTTGAATTCTCAAACATGGGCTCCGGCTAATGAATTTTTAGAAGGAACATTCTCAAGAGCATTCTATCATATTAGTGTTGCAAACGAGTTTTTAAGACAAACTACTGATGAGAAATTAACAGCAAGAGGTGTTGATGCAAATTTAAAAACGGATATCGCAAAGTTTAGAGCTGAAGCTCGTTTTTTAAGAGCGTTCTCTTATTATAACTTAATGGATTTATTTGGAAATGTGCCAATCACTACAGAAAATGATCCTGTTGGATTCTTTTATCCGGTACAAAAATCAAGAGCAGAAGTTTTTGCTTTTGTAGAATCTGAATTAAAAGATCTAGACAATAGTTTAGTAGCTTCTGGAGCAAATGAATATGGCAGAGTAGATAAAACAGCTGCTAAATTTTTATTGGCACAAATTTATTTAAACTCTAAAGTTTATACAGGCGTAGACAGAAACAATGAAGCGGCAACGTTATGTAATGAAATCATTACCGGTTCAGCTTATACCTTTGCAAACGTTCCTTACCGTTATTTGTTCTCTGCAGATAATAACAGAAACGGTGCGCAATCAGAAATTATTTTCCCAATTATTGGAGATGGTAACGCGATTAGAGCTACCGGTGGTGGAATGAGTTTTATTATGCACGCTTCTATTGGTGGTAGCATGGATGCTGCTTCCAGAGGAATGGACGGTGGATGGCAAGGGATTAGAACTCGCAGAGAGTTTGTAAACCTTTTTCCTGATGAAACTGCAACTGCAGATAATAGAGGAACATTTTATAGAGACGGACAATCTAAAGACATTAATAATGTTGGAACTTTTACAGACGGTTATGCTGTAACAAAATACATCAATAAAAATGCAGACGGTTCTGCAGCACAAAGAAATGATATCCCGGATATCGATTTCCCAATGTTTAGATTAACAGATGCTTATTTAATGTATGCCGAGGCAACTCTTAGAGGCGCTACTACCGGAAACATGAATACTGCTTTGGGTTATATCAATCAAATTAGAACTAGAGCAAATGCACAAACAATTGGGCTTCCACAATTAACACTTGATTTTATCTTAGATGAAAGAGGGAGAGAATTATTTTGGGAATGCCACAGAAGAACAGATTTGATTCGTTTTGGAAAATTTACTGGTAGTTCTAAAATCTGGCAATGGAAAGGTGGTTCTGTAAACGGTAACGCTACAGATTCATACAGAGATTTAATGCCTATTCCTGCAAGAAACATTCAGGCAAATCCAACATTGAAGCAAAATCCAGGATACTAA
- a CDS encoding SusE domain-containing protein translates to MKNIYKILIAFIGVLAVSCNADAVDERTVLNDVTTPEITAPTTGQNYVLDVNKAADEVAKFTWSAAAYSSPVAIKYTLLIDKKGGDFTAAKTLATTTNSIKEASVLARDLNQAAIDLGGQPEVAAMYDVKISSNVSGGFTQVSKGLITITVTPYVGKVVYNFVDWYLVGDATVSGWDNNKGNQILFRSAANANQYKFTGFFKAGAFKAIKNLGSWAPMYGGSAGALAYRGVDADPDPASFVIAADGYYTFTMDVDKLTYTLVPYDASAAVSYATVGIIGSSTSKGWDASTPMIKSSFNGHIWTLGVTSLNDGEMKFRANDAWDVSWGGKTPFSGVNSGDNTPVAKSKYVIYFNDLDGSYLMIPNQE, encoded by the coding sequence ATGAAAAATATATATAAAATTTTAATCGCATTTATTGGTGTGTTGGCAGTTTCATGTAATGCTGATGCCGTAGATGAAAGAACAGTTCTTAATGATGTTACAACACCAGAAATTACTGCGCCAACAACAGGACAAAATTATGTTCTGGATGTTAATAAAGCGGCAGATGAAGTTGCTAAATTTACATGGTCGGCAGCGGCGTATTCTAGTCCCGTAGCCATAAAATATACTTTGTTAATAGATAAAAAAGGCGGCGATTTTACAGCGGCAAAAACGCTTGCAACAACAACAAATAGTATTAAAGAAGCTTCGGTACTTGCCAGAGATTTAAATCAGGCAGCAATTGATCTTGGCGGACAGCCGGAAGTTGCTGCAATGTATGATGTAAAAATTTCATCAAATGTTTCCGGAGGATTTACTCAGGTATCAAAAGGTTTAATTACAATTACGGTAACCCCTTATGTAGGGAAAGTAGTTTACAATTTTGTTGATTGGTATTTAGTTGGTGATGCAACAGTTTCAGGATGGGATAATAATAAAGGAAATCAAATTTTATTCAGAAGTGCTGCAAATGCTAATCAATATAAATTTACGGGATTTTTTAAAGCAGGAGCATTTAAAGCGATCAAAAATTTAGGAAGCTGGGCTCCAATGTACGGAGGTTCTGCAGGTGCTCTTGCCTATAGAGGAGTTGACGCAGATCCTGATCCGGCTAGTTTTGTAATCGCTGCTGATGGATATTACACCTTTACAATGGATGTTGACAAGTTAACCTATACATTAGTTCCTTATGATGCATCTGCTGCTGTAAGTTATGCAACAGTTGGAATCATCGGAAGCAGTACTTCTAAAGGCTGGGATGCATCAACACCAATGATAAAATCTTCATTCAACGGGCATATTTGGACTCTTGGAGTAACATCATTAAACGATGGTGAAATGAAATTTAGAGCTAATGATGCATGGGATGTTTCATGGGGAGGAAAAACTCCTTTCTCAGGAGTGAACTCAGGAGATAATACACCTGTAGCAAAATCTAAATATGTGATTTATTTCAATGATTTAGACGGAAGTTACTTAATGATTCCAAATCAAGAGTAA